A section of the Candidatus Limnocylindrales bacterium genome encodes:
- the garR gene encoding 2-hydroxy-3-oxopropionate reductase, whose amino-acid sequence MKKIGFIGLGIMGKPMARNLIKAGFPLVVHNRSRGPVEELMKEGAEAAYSPKEVAQKAEVVITMLPDSPDVEKVILGENGVLEGARAGTILIDMSSISPIVSQRIAAEVAKKGVKMLDAPVSGGETGAINATLAIMVGGDQEVFDKCLDIFKAMGKSVVRVGNIGAGGFTKLANQIIAAINLEALGEAFVLGVKAGVDPNLIFQAIRGGLAGSNMMESRIPAIMERNFKPGFKLKLHLKDLNNALSAAKDLGVPLPITSLVQQMMLALTTRGLGEDDNGSLVKLLEDFAKTEIKKKS is encoded by the coding sequence ATGAAAAAAATTGGTTTCATCGGTTTAGGGATCATGGGAAAGCCCATGGCCCGGAATCTTATAAAGGCAGGATTTCCCCTCGTTGTTCATAACCGTAGCAGAGGACCGGTGGAAGAGTTAATGAAGGAAGGCGCAGAGGCTGCCTATTCTCCCAAGGAGGTTGCCCAAAAAGCTGAAGTGGTTATTACCATGCTGCCGGACTCACCCGATGTAGAGAAGGTCATTTTGGGAGAAAACGGGGTTCTGGAGGGTGCCAGGGCCGGTACCATCCTCATTGATATGAGTTCCATCTCTCCCATTGTTTCACAAAGAATAGCCGCTGAGGTCGCAAAAAAAGGGGTTAAGATGTTAGACGCTCCGGTCAGTGGAGGTGAAACGGGGGCTATTAACGCAACCCTGGCCATCATGGTAGGAGGTGATCAAGAAGTTTTTGATAAATGCCTGGACATATTTAAGGCCATGGGAAAGAGTGTCGTACGGGTTGGCAATATAGGAGCCGGCGGTTTTACCAAGCTGGCCAATCAGATTATTGCGGCCATCAATTTAGAAGCCCTCGGAGAAGCTTTTGTCCTGGGAGTTAAAGCCGGGGTAGACCCTAATTTAATATTTCAGGCCATTCGAGGTGGCCTCGCCGGTAGTAACATGATGGAATCTCGAATTCCGGCTATCATGGAACGAAACTTTAAGCCGGGATTTAAATTAAAACTCCACCTTAAAGATCTGAATAATGCTTTATCGGCAGCCAAAGATTTAGGTGTTCCCCTTCCCATTACCAGCCTGGTTCAACAGATGATGCTGGCTCTGACCACTCGAGGTTTAGGAGAAGACGATAACGGTTCGCTGGTCAAACTTCTGGAAGACTTTGCAAAGACCGAAATAAAGAAAAAGTCTTAA
- a CDS encoding group 1 truncated hemoglobin, with the protein MKRLRFLGMFLIMGLVFTLLSCTKKEMKDQGTMTQKPAAETQKPMGNQQMAQKSLYERLGGEPAITAVVDQFIANVLADERINKRFARTTGERAQRFRTNLINQIGEATGGPQKYTGLSMKAAHAGMGITTAEFNALVEDLVAALNKFNVPEKEKSELLAILGPMQKDIVEAP; encoded by the coding sequence ATGAAACGACTGAGATTTTTGGGAATGTTTCTGATAATGGGATTGGTCTTTACCTTATTAAGCTGCACGAAAAAAGAGATGAAGGATCAGGGGACGATGACACAAAAGCCGGCTGCGGAAACCCAAAAGCCCATGGGTAATCAGCAAATGGCGCAGAAGTCCCTTTACGAGCGTCTAGGTGGAGAGCCCGCTATTACGGCAGTGGTGGATCAATTTATTGCCAATGTCCTTGCAGATGAGCGGATCAATAAGAGATTTGCAAGAACCACCGGTGAACGGGCTCAAAGATTTAGAACCAACCTTATTAATCAAATCGGGGAGGCAACTGGTGGTCCCCAGAAATACACCGGTCTAAGTATGAAAGCGGCCCACGCCGGAATGGGAATTACCACTGCTGAATTTAATGCTTTGGTTGAAGACCTGGTCGCAGCCCTGAATAAATTCAACGTGCCTGAAAAAGAAAAAAGCGAGCTACTGGCCATTCTGGGTCCTATGCAAAAAGATATCGTGGAGGCGCCCTAG
- a CDS encoding PQQ-dependent dehydrogenase, methanol/ethanol family, giving the protein MKIKSSIKTLLIGILAVGISLLLPLRVIAASVSTEDLLNADKNKSEWLIYGRTYSNQRFSPLTQINPDNVANLRPVWAFSVGNLDGLEGTPIVHDGVIYITAAYAHVFALDARNGRMLWHYAPKYPDGLGTVLCCGPINRGVAIKGDLIYVLTLDARLVALDKNTGSVVWERTIGDWQEGITATGAPLVVKDHVIVGIAGGEYGVRGYIRSYNAKTGDLEWNTFTIPGPGEPGHETWPGDTWMHGGGTTWQTGSYDPELNQLYWGTGNGGPWNSDLRKGDNLWISSLLSLDPDTGKINWGYQYTPNEGWDYDGNNAPILADITIDGKPIKAAIQSNRNGFLYVLNRVNGEFIYAVPTVEGINWAKGLDPKTGRPIVNEAMRPLSNGKTVEPIVPGLEGGTNWFPMAYNPDLGYVFFATNQWAMGLTAHPASEVKYEKGKVYMGVDYQMYRQSPTIGHLKAFDVIKRKFVWDMPSPLFLFAGVLATKSGLVFTGDQFGFFMALDARSGKVLWKFQTGSGINASPITYELDGKQYVAILSGLGGDPSFYIQSPKGGMLWVFGLENLPPDVAGGGNWQPQPVENALKDYPPK; this is encoded by the coding sequence ATGAAGATAAAAAGTTCTATCAAAACTTTATTAATTGGAATTCTGGCCGTGGGGATTTCACTTCTACTCCCCTTGAGGGTAATTGCCGCCTCTGTTTCCACAGAAGATCTGTTAAATGCAGACAAAAATAAGTCTGAGTGGCTGATTTACGGACGTACCTATAGCAATCAGCGCTTTAGCCCCCTGACGCAAATCAATCCCGACAACGTTGCCAACCTTCGTCCAGTCTGGGCTTTTTCCGTGGGGAACCTGGACGGTCTGGAGGGAACGCCGATAGTTCACGATGGGGTGATCTATATCACGGCGGCTTATGCCCATGTATTTGCCTTGGATGCAAGGAATGGACGTATGCTCTGGCATTATGCTCCCAAGTATCCAGATGGCCTCGGAACGGTACTCTGCTGCGGTCCTATCAATCGAGGCGTTGCCATTAAAGGGGATTTGATCTATGTGCTGACCCTGGATGCCCGTCTGGTTGCATTGGATAAGAATACCGGCTCAGTGGTTTGGGAGAGAACAATAGGGGATTGGCAGGAAGGGATTACGGCTACAGGTGCGCCGCTGGTAGTGAAGGATCATGTCATTGTCGGAATTGCCGGAGGCGAATACGGCGTACGGGGTTATATCCGATCCTATAATGCAAAAACAGGAGATCTAGAGTGGAATACCTTCACCATTCCAGGTCCTGGCGAACCGGGTCATGAGACCTGGCCGGGCGATACCTGGATGCACGGGGGTGGAACGACCTGGCAGACCGGAAGCTACGATCCGGAGTTGAACCAGCTTTACTGGGGCACCGGCAATGGAGGACCCTGGAATTCCGACCTGCGCAAAGGGGATAATCTATGGATCAGCTCTCTCCTCTCTCTGGACCCGGATACAGGAAAGATTAATTGGGGCTATCAATATACACCCAATGAAGGATGGGATTATGACGGAAACAATGCCCCAATCCTTGCAGATATTACCATTGACGGTAAACCGATAAAGGCCGCGATACAGTCCAACAGAAACGGCTTCTTGTATGTTCTCAATCGGGTCAACGGTGAATTTATCTACGCGGTTCCAACCGTCGAAGGCATCAACTGGGCCAAAGGTCTCGATCCCAAAACCGGTAGACCTATCGTGAATGAGGCGATGCGACCGTTGTCCAACGGTAAAACGGTAGAACCCATTGTTCCAGGCCTGGAAGGCGGAACAAACTGGTTCCCTATGGCTTATAACCCGGATCTGGGGTACGTATTCTTTGCCACCAATCAATGGGCTATGGGTTTAACCGCCCATCCGGCCTCTGAAGTGAAGTATGAGAAAGGGAAGGTATACATGGGGGTAGACTACCAGATGTATCGTCAGAGTCCGACCATAGGGCATCTCAAGGCGTTCGATGTGATAAAGAGGAAATTTGTCTGGGATATGCCCAGCCCCTTGTTCTTGTTTGCCGGTGTGCTTGCCACCAAAAGTGGATTGGTATTTACCGGAGATCAATTTGGATTTTTCATGGCTCTGGACGCCAGGTCAGGTAAAGTCTTGTGGAAATTTCAAACCGGATCAGGGATTAATGCTTCCCCCATCACCTATGAGTTAGACGGTAAACAATATGTGGCCATTCTCTCCGGTTTGGGCGGGGATCCTTCTTTTTATATTCAAAGTCCCAAAGGGGGAATGCTTTGGGTTTTTGGGCTTGAAAATCTTCCTCCAGACGTTGCCGGCGGTGGTAACTGGCAACCTCAACCTGTAGAAAATGCATTGAAAGACTATCCCCCTAAATAG
- a CDS encoding 3-hydroxyacyl-CoA dehydrogenase family protein: MKLEDIQRVAVIGAGTMGHGIAQVFAYNGYQVRLHDIKQEFVDRGMRRIQLNLKLFIEKGLTTPERMESTLSRIRPTTDLAEALRDADFVMEVVPEEMSLKKDTFKQMDTLAPPQAILASNTSTFMISELASVTQRPDKVIGAHWMQPPHVLPLVEIIRGAKTSEETLSITKEILTRMGKVPIICKEVPGFIVNRVQGAMLKEACNLVEQGICSKEDVDRAWTYHLGLRYALFGPFEALDSLGIDTWYKCFVYMYETLKDPRFEPPKLMKEKVDANEVGLKTGKGFFDYTGQDIDAIIDQRNEQIIQLLLFLKRAQL, translated from the coding sequence ATGAAATTAGAAGATATCCAAAGAGTCGCCGTTATCGGTGCCGGTACCATGGGCCATGGGATTGCTCAGGTATTTGCTTACAATGGCTATCAGGTTCGTTTACACGATATAAAACAAGAGTTTGTAGATCGGGGTATGCGTCGAATCCAACTCAATTTAAAACTATTCATCGAAAAGGGTCTAACGACTCCAGAACGGATGGAATCAACCCTTTCCCGGATTCGACCCACCACGGATTTAGCTGAAGCTCTTCGAGACGCCGATTTTGTTATGGAGGTGGTACCCGAGGAAATGAGTTTGAAGAAGGACACGTTCAAGCAAATGGATACTTTGGCTCCGCCTCAAGCCATTCTGGCCAGTAATACCTCTACTTTCATGATATCTGAGCTGGCTTCGGTAACTCAACGTCCGGATAAGGTCATCGGAGCCCATTGGATGCAACCCCCCCATGTTTTACCCCTGGTAGAAATTATCCGAGGTGCAAAAACCTCTGAGGAAACCCTCTCTATCACAAAGGAGATCCTAACCCGAATGGGTAAAGTTCCTATTATCTGTAAGGAAGTTCCCGGCTTCATTGTCAACCGGGTCCAGGGAGCTATGTTGAAAGAAGCCTGTAATTTGGTGGAGCAGGGAATTTGCAGTAAGGAAGACGTAGACAGGGCCTGGACCTATCATCTGGGATTACGTTATGCCTTGTTTGGACCCTTTGAAGCTCTGGATAGTTTGGGGATAGACACCTGGTATAAGTGTTTCGTTTATATGTACGAAACTTTAAAAGATCCCCGCTTTGAACCCCCCAAATTAATGAAAGAGAAGGTTGATGCTAACGAAGTAGGTCTTAAAACCGGTAAAGGCTTCTTCGATTATACAGGTCAGGATATCGATGCCATTATCGATCAACGGAACGAACAAATCATCCAGTTACTTTTGTTCTTAAAAAGGGCCCAGCTTTAG
- a CDS encoding FAD-linked oxidase C-terminal domain-containing protein, with translation MKAFIESTLDKTAYQPVKPEVLAELQRILGPDLVHTAPEVLVCHSYDSQDYSAMPEVVVEPTSAQQISEIVRLANHYKIPITPFAASTGRTGGSVPIFGGIVLSTRRMNRILKVDVGNRLAIIQPHVINDHLNQEVAKYGLYFPPDPSSKGVSTVGGNIAECAGGPHCLKYGVTRDYVQGLEVVLPHGEIVDTGPFGTRDYASSALIGLITGCEGTLAVITKAYIKLIPLPKVYRTMLVGFDDLTAMARTLTGVFYSGILPAVMEFIDNAAIRCVEAYMHAGLPVEAESLLLIETDGDSISTEIEFNRILDICKNNGAASIQIAETKERRDQLWLARRSLNAAIMRYKPVKIAEDIAVPRGALLEMLEGTKKIAEQYQVHVVNYGHAGDGNIHVNIMLENDPEEIKRGEEAIDEIFRLTLRLNGTCSGEHGIGITKRKYCSWEFQGASYTIQLAIRDTFDPNHIMNPGKIFE, from the coding sequence GTGAAAGCGTTTATCGAATCAACCCTTGATAAAACGGCTTATCAGCCTGTGAAACCCGAAGTCTTAGCCGAACTCCAGCGGATCCTCGGTCCGGATCTGGTTCATACGGCTCCAGAAGTCCTTGTCTGTCATTCCTATGATTCTCAAGATTACAGTGCGATGCCGGAGGTAGTGGTAGAGCCTACTTCTGCACAACAAATCTCTGAAATTGTCAGGCTGGCCAATCATTATAAAATTCCCATTACCCCCTTTGCCGCTTCCACAGGAAGAACCGGCGGATCTGTACCCATCTTCGGAGGAATCGTCCTTTCCACCCGACGGATGAATCGCATCTTAAAAGTAGATGTAGGAAACCGTCTGGCCATTATCCAACCCCATGTTATCAACGATCACCTGAATCAGGAGGTGGCGAAATATGGGTTATACTTTCCTCCAGATCCTTCCAGTAAGGGCGTCTCAACCGTTGGGGGTAATATTGCAGAATGCGCCGGAGGTCCCCATTGTTTAAAGTATGGCGTTACCCGGGATTATGTTCAAGGATTAGAGGTAGTCTTACCCCATGGGGAGATTGTGGACACAGGCCCCTTTGGGACCCGGGATTATGCCAGTTCTGCTTTGATCGGTCTGATTACCGGTTGCGAAGGAACTCTGGCCGTTATTACCAAAGCTTATATTAAGTTAATTCCCCTCCCTAAAGTTTATCGTACCATGCTGGTTGGGTTTGATGATCTGACCGCTATGGCCAGGACCTTGACTGGAGTTTTTTACTCCGGCATCTTACCAGCCGTCATGGAATTTATAGATAATGCGGCCATTCGTTGTGTAGAAGCCTACATGCATGCCGGACTGCCTGTAGAGGCCGAATCCCTCCTCCTTATCGAAACGGACGGGGATTCTATCTCCACGGAAATCGAATTTAACCGAATCCTGGATATTTGTAAAAATAACGGTGCCGCCAGTATTCAAATAGCGGAAACCAAAGAACGACGGGATCAACTGTGGCTTGCCAGACGCTCCCTCAATGCGGCTATTATGCGATATAAACCGGTTAAAATCGCCGAAGATATTGCCGTTCCCAGAGGAGCCTTACTGGAAATGCTGGAAGGTACAAAGAAAATAGCAGAACAATATCAGGTCCATGTGGTCAACTATGGCCATGCCGGAGATGGAAATATCCATGTCAATATTATGCTGGAAAATGATCCCGAGGAGATTAAACGGGGTGAGGAGGCCATCGATGAAATCTTCCGGCTGACCCTTCGATTGAACGGAACTTGCTCCGGTGAACATGGAATCGGCATTACCAAACGAAAATACTGTTCCTGGGAATTCCAGGGAGCCAGTTATACCATCCAGTTGGCCATCCGAGATACCTTCGATCCGAATCATATCATGAATCCGGGGAAGATTTTTGAATAG
- a CDS encoding cytochrome c, with protein MNDPGKYFHDHRRFDKLPRWVTGSLDLLFFLTVLILFIVPMTLGVRAESNEAAPQEKKGQTNPFSGDPKSIQEGKVLYGSTCVICHGKKGGRGPDLTSTRLSNEAFIEVVLNGRKGTQMPAWREKLSEEEIWKILAYLEDLKKSTTPR; from the coding sequence ATGAACGATCCAGGTAAGTACTTTCATGACCATCGAAGATTTGATAAACTACCCCGATGGGTGACGGGAAGTCTAGACCTATTGTTTTTCCTGACTGTTCTCATCCTGTTTATCGTTCCGATGACTCTTGGGGTCCGAGCTGAATCCAATGAGGCTGCGCCCCAGGAGAAGAAAGGGCAGACGAATCCCTTTTCGGGGGATCCTAAAAGTATCCAGGAGGGAAAAGTTTTATACGGGAGTACCTGTGTAATCTGCCATGGAAAAAAAGGGGGTCGAGGGCCGGACCTCACTTCTACCAGGCTCAGTAATGAAGCATTTATAGAGGTCGTGCTGAACGGACGTAAGGGGACCCAGATGCCCGCCTGGCGGGAAAAATTATCGGAAGAGGAGATCTGGAAAATCCTGGCCTACCTGGAAGACCTGAAAAAGTCAACGACGCCACGCTGA
- a CDS encoding DUF2226 domain-containing protein, with amino-acid sequence MLYPQGKAIIENLKTSFINIDGVLRELEKDNFTGYIRVRFDNYEGALIYEDGKLMESIEEYQDGKPKVLGKEAVVNIIKKVKQGAGGFVTVQELSPQVIKMMLRTIHSSILYKDLLSEFTQIKNLLVTLKTKAITGHVEIQMNEGHGQAFIFLEEGRLIESLFSGEDGVTLSGKKGLAKILEVANEVGYVMNVYQVTDSGKVKKSTPAKPIPTPRKEIEEEKEVDPVEEGEAELEPVSEAEEEELETSEAFSTTDITEVLEVIQKIVLGIEQSLDRLFGKGQFFRVFLQTLSQKSEDYPFLKSLHDNLLANKNNFTIEDATSPDEMVLGISDVLDQCISYLQTPQHPRAEIVSYAQKGLASVKMVDEELIQKYGLDRALFELLG; translated from the coding sequence ATGTTATACCCGCAAGGAAAGGCAATCATTGAAAATCTCAAAACATCCTTTATAAATATAGATGGAGTTCTCCGGGAACTAGAAAAAGATAACTTTACCGGGTATATTCGGGTTCGCTTTGATAATTACGAGGGTGCCCTTATTTATGAAGACGGGAAGTTAATGGAAAGTATAGAGGAATATCAGGATGGAAAACCTAAAGTTCTTGGCAAAGAAGCGGTCGTTAACATTATAAAAAAAGTTAAACAAGGGGCCGGAGGATTTGTAACCGTTCAGGAGCTTTCTCCTCAGGTCATTAAAATGATGTTGCGGACGATTCATAGTTCAATCTTATATAAAGACCTTTTATCCGAGTTTACCCAGATTAAAAATCTTCTGGTTACCCTCAAAACCAAGGCGATTACCGGGCACGTAGAAATTCAAATGAACGAGGGCCACGGTCAGGCTTTTATTTTTCTGGAAGAAGGAAGGCTTATTGAAAGTTTGTTTAGCGGAGAAGATGGCGTTACGTTATCCGGGAAAAAAGGTCTGGCTAAAATTTTGGAAGTTGCTAACGAAGTAGGATATGTCATGAACGTATACCAGGTTACAGATTCCGGAAAGGTTAAAAAGTCAACTCCGGCTAAACCTATCCCGACTCCCAGGAAGGAAATAGAGGAAGAGAAAGAAGTTGACCCGGTAGAGGAGGGGGAAGCCGAGCTGGAACCTGTTTCTGAAGCAGAAGAGGAGGAGCTGGAGACCTCAGAAGCATTTTCAACTACGGATATTACAGAAGTGTTGGAAGTGATACAAAAGATCGTGTTGGGAATAGAACAATCCTTAGATCGACTTTTTGGAAAAGGTCAATTCTTCAGAGTCTTTTTGCAGACGCTTTCTCAAAAGTCGGAAGACTATCCGTTTCTCAAATCGCTCCATGACAATTTATTAGCCAATAAGAACAACTTCACCATAGAGGATGCAACATCTCCAGATGAGATGGTATTGGGGATTAGCGACGTACTGGATCAGTGTATAAGTTATCTGCAAACCCCTCAGCACCCCCGTGCAGAAATCGTCTCCTATGCTCAAAAAGGATTAGCTTCGGTTAAGATGGTAGACGAAGAACTTATTCAAAAATACGGATTGGATAGGGCGTTATTTGAACTTCTGGGCTAG
- the mtaB gene encoding tRNA (N(6)-L-threonylcarbamoyladenosine(37)-C(2))-methylthiotransferase MtaB, with product MPYRASFYTLGCRLNQAETAIISKTFEEKGYQIVDFDKETDLCVINTCSVTEHSEAKCRNIIRSVLRRSPRAFIAVTGCYAQIGVDSLKKIEGIDLIAGTEYKMKLAQYVQEPLKLPTPVILHSRRISRDNFILETTGNHNEVTRANLKIQDGCDFFCTFCIIPFTRGRERSRKLGDLLREATELARQGHKEIVLTGVNIGRYSDEGKTLLDVIKALEEIDEIQRIRITSIEPTTVQEEVIDHMASSQKLCPYFHIPVQSGDDKILRAMNRRYTVRDYVQFVERIMQKVSEVGLGTDIIVGFPGEGEAEFENTRRLLEELPLSYAHIFSYSKRPMTKASKMKETVHPEIIKERSQILRELSAKKRQQFYSHYLGKTVRVLFETRNEEGIFTGLTSNYMRVGTITGLDLSRQIRDVKITEILGDMALGILI from the coding sequence GTGCCGTATCGTGCTTCTTTTTATACCCTGGGTTGTCGCTTAAATCAAGCCGAGACTGCCATCATTAGTAAGACCTTCGAGGAGAAGGGTTATCAGATTGTTGACTTTGATAAAGAAACGGATCTGTGTGTTATTAACACCTGCTCGGTCACAGAACATAGCGAAGCCAAGTGCCGAAATATTATCCGTTCTGTCCTTCGGAGGTCTCCCCGGGCATTCATTGCAGTGACCGGTTGCTATGCCCAAATTGGAGTCGATAGCCTTAAAAAAATAGAAGGAATAGATCTGATTGCAGGGACCGAATATAAAATGAAATTAGCCCAATATGTTCAAGAGCCTCTCAAGCTCCCGACCCCGGTCATTCTTCATTCGCGGCGAATATCCCGGGATAATTTTATCCTGGAAACAACCGGAAATCATAATGAGGTGACCCGGGCTAACTTAAAAATCCAGGATGGTTGTGATTTTTTCTGCACATTTTGTATTATTCCTTTTACCCGGGGGCGTGAAAGAAGTCGGAAGTTAGGAGATTTACTCCGGGAAGCCACCGAGCTGGCCCGACAAGGCCATAAGGAAATCGTTTTGACCGGGGTCAATATTGGAAGATATTCCGATGAAGGAAAAACCCTTTTGGACGTGATTAAGGCCTTAGAGGAGATCGATGAAATCCAGCGTATTCGGATTACTTCCATTGAACCTACCACTGTTCAGGAGGAAGTAATAGATCATATGGCCTCTTCGCAAAAGCTCTGCCCTTATTTTCATATTCCCGTTCAAAGTGGGGACGATAAGATCCTTCGGGCCATGAACCGAAGGTATACGGTCAGAGATTATGTTCAATTTGTAGAACGGATTATGCAAAAAGTTTCCGAGGTAGGATTAGGGACCGATATCATCGTAGGATTCCCGGGAGAAGGAGAGGCTGAGTTTGAAAATACCCGAAGGCTTTTGGAAGAGCTTCCCTTAAGTTATGCCCATATATTCAGCTACTCTAAACGTCCCATGACCAAAGCGTCTAAAATGAAAGAGACGGTCCATCCTGAAATTATTAAGGAGCGGAGTCAAATTCTTCGAGAGCTTTCTGCAAAGAAACGGCAACAGTTCTACAGTCATTATCTCGGGAAGACGGTTCGGGTTCTGTTTGAGACTCGAAATGAAGAAGGAATTTTTACCGGTCTTACTTCTAATTACATGCGGGTCGGTACCATTACCGGTCTGGATCTGTCCCGCCAAATTCGAGATGTCAAGATAACCGAAATTCTGGGAGATATGGCCTTAGGAATCCTGATTTAA
- a CDS encoding DegV family protein translates to MGQVKIVTDTTADLSKELRETYDIRMVPTTISIDMKAYKDTVELSAEEFYQKMKESDKTPVTSPPSRKEFSTVYTELSQITDTIISIHLSSKLSKTFEVATNMAKYCIDLARKQGKNLTIEVVDSQNTSIALGMIVMEAAKLAAAGKNKKEILDYLDRLIPQVKTLFMVDTLEYLQRSGRIGRAAAFIGNLFNLKPIFSIEQGETTAKDKVRGGKVFERLIELMKEEIPAGSKISLGFAHAMAEDKVRTMQQLVEAQYDCVDVYISVMGSSVGATVGPGSFGMVYYPAQ, encoded by the coding sequence ATGGGTCAAGTGAAAATTGTAACAGATACCACGGCGGATCTGTCGAAAGAATTGCGAGAGACCTATGATATTAGAATGGTTCCCACGACGATTTCTATTGATATGAAGGCTTATAAGGATACCGTAGAGCTAAGTGCCGAAGAGTTTTACCAAAAGATGAAAGAATCGGATAAAACTCCTGTGACTTCTCCTCCTTCTCGAAAGGAGTTTTCTACCGTTTATACCGAATTAAGCCAGATCACCGACACCATCATCTCCATCCACCTTTCCTCTAAACTCAGCAAAACATTCGAAGTAGCCACCAATATGGCTAAATATTGTATAGATTTAGCCCGAAAGCAAGGAAAAAATCTCACCATTGAAGTTGTAGATTCTCAGAATACCAGTATTGCCTTAGGGATGATTGTTATGGAAGCGGCGAAGTTGGCAGCCGCCGGGAAAAATAAGAAAGAAATTTTAGACTATCTGGATAGACTGATCCCACAAGTTAAGACGCTCTTTATGGTAGATACCCTGGAATATCTTCAAAGGAGTGGTCGGATTGGTCGGGCGGCTGCTTTCATTGGGAACCTCTTTAATTTGAAGCCTATCTTCAGTATCGAACAGGGGGAAACGACGGCTAAGGATAAAGTCCGGGGAGGAAAAGTCTTCGAGCGCCTTATAGAACTCATGAAGGAGGAAATACCCGCCGGGAGCAAGATTAGTTTAGGATTTGCCCACGCCATGGCTGAAGATAAAGTTCGAACCATGCAGCAACTGGTAGAAGCCCAGTACGATTGTGTAGATGTTTATATTTCGGTTATGGGTTCCAGCGTAGGAGCCACCGTTGGTCCAGGCTCGTTTGGAATGGTTTATTATCCTGCACAGTAG
- a CDS encoding TIM barrel protein produces MKTPWDMYMKVGIVHPMAFPETLRQEGPVFETIRRIAEDEFFGAIDIVGAKDEKVRKEVGVLLKYSRLQVNFAAQSVLLPLKGDLNAEDPEARKRAIQIVKECIDHAVDLNASSLSILSGYDPGPNKREKAMELLIDSIKQICYYAREKAGIPVALKIFDREIEKKSLIGPVDEAKKLAEAIRQDYPDFGLIHDLSHLPLLGEDPAKVLPVIKDYLVAMHMGNCVLDKSSPLYGDQHPLFGVPGGVNDVEELRNYLKTLFEIGFLRGKVRRFVGFEIKPHAGVTSEMVIANAKRTLTEAWAGLEISQLCVFTEEKENLINIAQQISKEQ; encoded by the coding sequence ATGAAAACACCCTGGGACATGTACATGAAGGTTGGGATTGTTCATCCTATGGCGTTTCCCGAGACCCTTCGACAGGAAGGTCCTGTTTTTGAAACCATCCGGCGAATTGCAGAAGATGAATTCTTTGGGGCCATTGATATTGTAGGTGCTAAGGATGAAAAGGTTCGAAAGGAAGTCGGAGTCCTTTTGAAATACAGTCGCCTTCAAGTCAATTTTGCAGCTCAATCTGTTCTCCTTCCCCTCAAAGGAGATTTGAATGCAGAAGATCCAGAAGCCAGAAAAAGAGCCATCCAGATAGTTAAGGAATGTATAGACCATGCCGTTGATCTCAATGCGAGTAGCTTATCCATTTTGAGTGGTTACGACCCGGGTCCGAACAAACGGGAGAAAGCCATGGAGCTCTTAATCGATTCCATTAAGCAAATCTGTTACTATGCCCGAGAAAAAGCCGGAATTCCTGTTGCCCTCAAAATTTTCGACCGTGAAATTGAGAAAAAATCCCTCATCGGGCCGGTTGATGAAGCCAAAAAGCTCGCCGAGGCTATACGACAGGATTATCCCGATTTTGGGTTGATTCATGACCTCAGCCACCTTCCCCTGTTAGGGGAAGATCCGGCCAAGGTACTTCCCGTTATTAAAGATTATCTGGTAGCCATGCACATGGGGAATTGTGTTCTGGACAAATCCAGTCCTTTGTATGGCGATCAACATCCCCTGTTCGGCGTTCCCGGTGGTGTCAACGATGTAGAGGAGTTGAGAAACTATCTCAAGACCCTTTTTGAGATTGGTTTCTTAAGGGGGAAAGTACGACGGTTCGTAGGTTTTGAGATCAAGCCCCATGCCGGGGTTACTTCCGAGATGGTGATTGCCAACGCCAAACGTACTTTGACCGAAGCCTGGGCCGGACTGGAAATAAGTCAACTTTGTGTTTTTACCGAAGAAAAAGAAAATCTCATAAATATTGCCCAACAGATTAGCAAGGAACAGTGA